The segment ATCGGATTAAATcttttgtacatattttacattttgaatCTAGTCACTAGTaggagaaattaatttctacctGCTTATATAAAAGATTCTGCTGtgatcattattattttaaacgtatttgattaattatgattaaaaattaatagcaaaaatatttaaaaattataaggaCTATTTGTATGTTAAATACAATGCTTTACATCTTATACGTAGGACAATTGTTCTATGATTTCCGTAATTTTCACGATACATATTGCGAATGATAACGATCACACTGTTTTTTGTGTAAGTTGGagaaatttttgatatttgataAAGTTATCGAGGGAGTAAGGACAATTTGAGAAAGGATAATGAAATATGTTGCCCGACAGATGTGTAGAGCTCGATTGTTGGGATGGGAAGGGTGAAGACGAAGAGCCTATCATAACTCACGGCAAAGCTATGTGTACCGATATCCTTTTCAAAGATGTCATATACGCTTTAAGGGACACAGCGTTCGTCACATCGGAGTATCCTATAATTCTAAGTTTCGAAAATCATTGCTGCCTGAAACAGCAATATAAGTTAGCCAAATACTGCGATGAAATATTGGGTGACTTGCTACTGAAAGAGCCTCTGAAAGATTATCCGGTATGTGATACTCGGATTTAAATATCTTGCATCTCTTAACACGACGCTGAATAAAACagtaatatgtaatatcgtcatataaaagataaatctTCGTTCCGCATTTAACAAGTTCTTCTTGCATATagcttatatttataaaatcgtaaaTAATTTCGTTTTCACATAGTGAATTAGAAGTTATCTCGAATAACATACTAAAGAATTTGTTCGAAAAACGAAAGTCGGTAATTGTCTGTTTCCTGTTGTCTCAAtttatgaaaacatttttccatTCGTATTTCGTGCGACTCGATAAACTCGCGTTTTTCCTCGCGAACGGACAAGTAATAGTAGCagcagaattttataaatttttaacacgCCCGCTGGAAAATACGAGTTTGCCCGATTCAGAGGGAACAgatcaaatgaaaatatgagGAGCGTGCTTATCGCACGGATGAATGTCCCGCGAGAAATACGTTTATTTTGTAATCGTAAATAAAATGGCACAGCTTGAACCCGGGCATCCACTTCCACCACCAAGTGCACTGAAGCGAAAGATATTAATCAAGAATAAAAGACTGAAACCGGAGGTAGAAAAGGTGGAGCTCGAGTTATTCCGCTCCGGGCAATTCGAGGCGAAAGACGAAGTAGTGGAGGATCCCAGCGCACCTTCTGGACCACCGGAACCGCCAAAGGTGTTcctattattatgtttatcgcttatttaaaaatttgctttcaattctattagaatataactaagatataatttatttacgatttaccagattttctttagaaaattttctcttGATAATCATGTTCCTAAATTATTAGCGTACCGCACAGCCATATCATACAGCGCgttttttttcgaaaacaaaatcttGACGACATTCTAGGAGGAACCACCACCCGAGGCTGCACCGGCCGAAGGTGCTGCACCAGGTGAAGCGGGTGCTGAAGGAGAAGCGCCTCCAGTTCAATATACCGGCAGTACGATGGCGTGTCATCCATGGCTCTCTTCTATGATTAATTACGCACAGccagtgaaatttcaaagttttgAAGTTGCGGAAAGTATGTGAAGCGTgctttcttttcatttatattaacaTACAAGCGTTATATTCGTATTTCAGTCTTTTCATAAAGAAAGTACAATTACGCATATTTATCATCGTATTCGCCATATCTTATATCTTGGTCATTGTACCAGAGATACAACAAACGAATAGTATCATTGATTCTCGtacttgtatttttattttaattttatacaaaagtactattggaatttttacgataatatatttatcacgAAAGACAATTAAGCAGTAAgtaagtaaaattaatatgtaagATTAAATTGTAATCCGCATTACGAGTTTGGATCTAAAGTTAGGTAAAATCGGTTATGCAACATACACGTAACAATTACAatgatatatcgttattcgcTATTGAGATATATAAGCGCTATTATTGTTACAGAAAAGAACATACATCATAATATGTCCTCGTTTTCGGAGACTGCGGCACTCAACTACCTGAAAACGAATGCCGTGGAGtttgttaattataacaaacgTCAGATGAGTCGAATTTACCCAAAAGGTACGAGGGCTGATTCGTCGAATTACATGCCACAAGTAAGTAAGTCGTTAATTATAGCTaggaaaaattgatattattcgGTACATCAATCGGGTTTGTATTTATTTAGGTCTTTTGGAACGCAGGCTGTCAAATGGTTgcgttaaattttcaaacaccCGATTTGCCTATGCAATTAAATCAAGGAAAATTCGAGTATAACGCAACAACCGGATATCTACTAAAGCCTGATTTTATGAGAAGATCGGATAAAATTTTCGATCCATTCTCCGAGGACGTAGACGGTGTTATCACAGCTCAATGTTCCGTTCAAGTAAACTTTGCATatgcgatattttatttagtcgGAATATTTTTAGAGGATATTTGTGAAACGATttgttttattcgaataaaaatttaattttactatatACAAGCGATCACAGTAACGATACGAGTAACATTTAATCACATTTTTAATCatctttgaaataataatataaactaattgatattaatacgCATTATTAGTTAAGTAAATGgagttattgaattttgaaaagTTTAATCGTTGATAAATTCCACTTGTCAGGTAATAGCAGGACAATTCTTATCCGACAAAAAGGTCGGCACTTACGTCGAAGTGGATATGTACGGTTTGCCAGCAGACACAATTAAGAAAGAATTTCGAACACGAATGGTTCCTGGGAACGGATTGAATCCAGTTTATAACGAAGAACCGTTTCTATTCCGTAAAGTTGTGCTTCCCGACTTGGCTGTACTCAGATTTGGTAATTCTATGACTCTAATCGTTTTGACAGATTTATATTAAAGcacataaatttttaataaattcatctATCGTTACTTTTATCTATAGAAGAATCATTGTTTCCAAAAAATTAATCAGCTAAGCGTCTTTAATTAGTTAGTTTCCAACTCTATCGGCGTTctattaaacattttcacCGATTCAAAGAATGCAATTTCACGCTGCAACAACGACATAAATTGACATTGGTTGTTCGCATAGGTGTATACGAAGAGAGCGGAAAATTGTTGGGTCAACGAATTTTACCACTGGACGGCCTTCAAGCTGGATATAGACATATTTCGTTGAAAACCGAGGCGAATTTTCCCATGGCACTGCCGATGTTGTTCTGTAACATCGAGCTGAAGATTTACGTACCCGATGGATTCGAAGGTAATCTCTTGAGCAAGTTCGCCGAGCAAAAATAGAAGTGTATCACGATGCCTCTGATGCGAGCCCGTTTTCTCGACTTGTAGACTTCATGGCAGCCTTGTCTGATCCGGGTGGATTCAGCAAAGGAGCAGAGAAACAAGCCGAAACTATGAAGGGACTAGGAATCGAGCAAACCGACACGAAGGCCGAGgctaagaagaaagaagaggaaaaggcTAAGAAGGGTATACCCTCTTTTCGAAGTTTTCATTCATAAAACTTAAAACGGGAAACGAACGTTTAACGTGccattatttgaaattgtcgCCGGTAAACTTTTTTGATCGCTCCCGGAATTAAATCGTTTGCTCGAACTGTTAGTTTTATTAAGATTCTAATCAGTTTGTAAAACTTTTGTGAACAAttgggaaatatttttattaaggcGACAGTTGTAAGTCAATTCCGTATAATAAACCGTAAGACTATACGATaccatattttgtataattataaaatatttgttggtTATCAAAATTTTTAGAGGAATGGAAGCCAGAGCCAATTACGATAGACACGCTAAAGAAGGAGAAAGCGTACAAATTGGGGAAAAAACAACAGAAGGATTTGGATACAATGAGAAAGAAGCATCTGAAGGAACGACAGACAATGCAAAAAAATCATTGCGCTGCCATTGATAAATTGGTGAAGGGAAAGGAGTACGTAGTGTACTAAAACATTACTTTCGCTAACTAGAAATTACCGAATTGCCGCGATTAACGTCGTTATCGCACTTAATCCCACATGGAAATGACAAATCTCGCATTTACAGCAAAAGCGCGCTGCTCCAGGACGCGAACGTGAAAAAAGTTATAAGCGAACAAACCGCGCAATGGTCCGCCATGGTAGAACGGCAACGAAAAGAGGAATGGGAGATGTTGAAGAATCAGACGGAGGCCGGTCGGGAGgaattcaaaaaattaatcgaaattgtACAGGCCTCGCAGGTTAAACAGCTACAGGCAAAACACGACAAGTGTGtagattctatttttaatttctctctagtatttttattcgttcgctTCTCACGCGAAATTTTGgcttgaaaaatgaaagatagaAACTTCTtaaattatcgtaaaattagaaatgttCAAGCATACGTAAAATTGAACAAAGTTTATACTTGACATGTGATAGTtggtttataaaattattccttACCGCCGGGGTAATATAATTTTGGATTCCGGGGATGATGGAAGGTAGGCGTGTGAAGCAGTTTCAACATCGAAGTAAACGTACGATTCGATATAGTAAAACAACTGTAAGCTGCAACAGTACAGcacaatacaaaataattcagCTGCACATTGTCCGTACATTTTACGATCTCTTTCACTCATTTTAGACAATCTACTCCGACATTTTCATGGCATGTTCGATCACGTTCATCGGAAAGTTTAGACGACAACCATCTTTCCACTCTTCTTTTACTTTACTTGAAACTCGCAACTAGTAATCCAACTAGTTGTCCAAAATTGCTATTCCTACGATAatatcctttttctttcttctcagAGATATTAAAGATATGAATGCGAATCAGGTAAAAGTATCCGTGGAAACGGCTAAAGAAGTAATGAACGACAAAGCGTTAAAGACAAAAGGAGACAAGGATCGTCGACTTCGTGAGAAGAAGGAAcaaaatacgaagaaatttaTGCAAGAAAGGAAAACCGTGCAAATCAAGCAAGGccgtgaaaaagaaaaattgaaagcttCTCACGAAAAACAAGTAGCGGACTTAGAT is part of the Bombus fervidus isolate BK054 chromosome 7, iyBomFerv1, whole genome shotgun sequence genome and harbors:
- the LOC139989117 gene encoding 1-phosphatidylinositol 4,5-bisphosphate phosphodiesterase → MTKKFEFNWRIEVPELLRNGSTFDRWFEDKENTEYEPNCLFKVDEYGFFIYWKSDGKDGDVIELAQVSDIRYGGTPKDPKLCHKISKHGTMEEIDQKSLTICSGIDYTNIHYQHVICADAKTAKDWQVGLRLITHNTKASNVCPTIQLMKHWMRLSFQVDPKGKVPVKVISKTFASGKTEKLVYQGLADMGLPSGKSDKIEPKDFTFEKFKNLYFKICPRNDIEELFQSITKGKSDTISLGQLVQFMNEKQRDPRLNEILYPLYDEKRCTEIINDYEQDEKARNDKSLTKEGFIRYLMSDENAPVFLDKLEEWMDMDQPLAHYYINSSHNTYLSGRQIGGKSTVEMYRQVLLAGCRCVELDCWDGKGEDEEPIITHGKAMCTDILFKDVIYALRDTAFVTSEYPIILSFENHCCLKQQYKLAKYCDEILGDLLLKEPLKDYPLEPGHPLPPPSALKRKILIKNKRLKPEVEKVELELFRSGQFEAKDEVVEDPSAPSGPPEPPKEEPPPEAAPAEGAAPGEAGAEGEAPPVQYTGSTMACHPWLSSMINYAQPVKFQSFEVAEKKNIHHNMSSFSETAALNYLKTNAVEFVNYNKRQMSRIYPKGTRADSSNYMPQVFWNAGCQMVALNFQTPDLPMQLNQGKFEYNATTGYLLKPDFMRRSDKIFDPFSEDVDGVITAQCSVQVIAGQFLSDKKVGTYVEVDMYGLPADTIKKEFRTRMVPGNGLNPVYNEEPFLFRKVVLPDLAVLRFGVYEESGKLLGQRILPLDGLQAGYRHISLKTEANFPMALPMLFCNIELKIYVPDGFEDFMAALSDPGGFSKGAEKQAETMKGLGIEQTDTKAEAKKKEEEKAKKEEWKPEPITIDTLKKEKAYKLGKKQQKDLDTMRKKHLKERQTMQKNHCAAIDKLVKGKDKSALLQDANVKKVISEQTAQWSAMVERQRKEEWEMLKNQTEAGREEFKKLIEIVQASQVKQLQAKHDKDIKDMNANQVKVSVETAKEVMNDKALKTKGDKDRRLREKKEQNTKKFMQERKTVQIKQGREKEKLKASHEKQVADLDGNINATIEMYKNEAIHLDMSSKTEFFV